CCCGCACTTGGGCCGGCTCGGGCAAACGCGAAGGGCTTTCGGCCATGGCCGGCGGTCCAGCCAGGAACGTTATGGTCGCGGAGATCAGCGCGCGCCGGGCAAAGCTGATGCTCACTCGTCGCCCCGGCATTCGCCTTCATGCGTGCCCTGCATCGTGCCCTTTAGCGTGATCTTGCCTGCCATAGGGACATGCACCTGCAGATCGGTATCGAACGCGAAATCTCGATCGCCGACGGTGCCGTTCAGATCTATGTTCGCTTTGCCAAGATCGCCCATGCCACACACCAGTTTCATCGTGACCCTGTTGCCGGCAATGTCGAATTGTTGGTAGCTGCAGTCTTCCGCGCCTTTGCCGCCGAAGAAATCGGGGCCGGGCTTTGCCGCTTCTGTTTTGCTGAGGCAGGATGCGCCCGATGCGCCTTTGGCGAGTTCGGACTTGATACTGGCTTTTTCATCATTGCCCAACCGCGGCACGTCGATTTCGGTAAAGGCAAAGGCCATGCGCCAACGGCCTGGTTCCATGGCCAGATAGCCATCGCGCTGCATTTCGGTGGCCCGCTCCTGACGGGAAACGACGCCGTCGCCATTGGTGTCTGCATTGTCGGCGCATCCTGTAATGGTCAACAACAGGGCGACGGGTGCGAAAGTTTTCAAAGCGGTTTTCATCATGACTGTGCCGGGCACTCCCCGATGCGCTTGCCTTCGACTTTGCCCTTCATCGTCAGATCCCCCATCGGCGTTCCGCCACTTTTCTGTTCCATGGTCATTGTGTAGCTTTCCTTGGCAAAGCTGCCATCCATCTTGCTGGCGATGGTCATTCCGCCTTGCGGTTTGCAGGTCATTTCGACTGCGATATTGTTACCGTTGCGGTCCAGTTTGGCAAATGTGCAATTGCTTTGTTCGTCGCCGCCAAAAAAATCGACGCCGGGATTTTCAGCCTGCTCCTTGGTGAGGCAGGATTGCACCGACATGCCGTTGCCCATTGCCTTCAGCATCTGGTCCTTGACTTCGGCCGGCAATTTGGGGGCGTCGATGCTGCTAAAGCTGATCTTCACTTCCCAAAGCCCGGGCTGCATTGCCATGGCCCCGTCTTGCGCCAGTTCGGCCTGAGCCTCTGCCGTGCTGACTTTGCCGTCACCATCCGAATCAGCCCCTTTGTTGGAACAACCCGACAGCGCAACCAATGCCGTTACCATTCCGATCGCCAGTAAAGGCTTCATAACTTGTCTCTCCTGGTCCCAAATACTCTTGAGAGCCCATGTTGTCGCCAAATATTCATGTTGGCAACCGTTTTACAGGAACGTCGCTTCGTTCATGACAAGGACAGTTCGGCTCGCTAAGGAGGCGCAATTGAGATCAAGGGAGTGTGCCCCAGCATGTTGCGTTTTTTGGCTTATCTGATGATTTCGCTGTTCGGTCTGTCAGCGGCATATGCGCAGGATGCGGTTCCCGCGCCTGTTGCCCCGGCTGCGGATCCAGCGGAAAATACGCTGCATCTCGACCTGTCTACTGGCGGGCGCGTGACAATTTTGATGTTCCCCGATGTTGCGCCTGCGCATGTTGAGCGGATCAAGACGCTGGCGCGCCAGGGCTTTTACAATGGCGTGGTCTTCCACCGCGTAATTGAAGGGTTTATGGCGCAGACCGGCGATCCGACAGGCACCGGCACAGGTGGTTCGCCGCTCCCTGACCTTAAGGCGGAATTCAATGATCGTGCGCATTTGCGCGGCACGGTTTCTATGGCGCGCGCGCAGGGTGATGACAGCGCAAACAGCCAGTTCTTCATCTGCTTTCTGCCGCGTTTTGGCCTCGACAAGAAATATACGGTTTTCGGTCGGGTGATCTCGGGGATGCAGTTTGTCGATGCGATCCAGCGCGGCGAGCCGCCGGCAACCCCGGACCGCATCGTGCAGGCGTCGATCGCTGCTGACAAATTGCCCCCGCCCGATTTTGCGGCTCTGGCGAAACCTGCCGCACCGGCAGCCCCCCAGATCAGCGTCTCTGACCTCAACCGGCCGCTTAACTGATCCACAAAAATGCGCGTAGACCTATTTGATTTCGAGCTCCCTCCGGAGCGCATTGCGCTGCGTCCGGTTTCTCCGCGCGATGCGGCGCGAATGTTATGTGTTTCCGGTGATGGCCCGATGGAGGATGCGCATGTGCGCGACCTTCCGTTGCGACTGCGCAAAGGTGACTGCCTTGTGTTCAACGACACCCGCGTGATCCCGGCACAGCTTGAAGGGCGGCGCGGAGCCGCCGGAATTGGCGCAACGCTTCACAAACGCATCGATCTGCGCCGCTGGCAGGCATTCATCCGCAACGCCAAACGGCTGAAGCCGGGGGACGAGATCATCTTCGGCGGCGGCGTGACCGTGACGGCGGAAGAACGGCTGGAGGACGGCAGCTTCATCCTCCTCTTCCATGGCGAGGAGGCGGTAGAAATTTTGCTTGATAGGGCGGGCACGATGCCGCTGCCGCCCTATATCGCCAGCAAGCGCGCAATCGATGAAGCCGACAAGAGCGATTATCAGACGATGTTCGCACAAAAGGACGGGGCGGTTGCTGCGCCTACGGCATCGCTGCACTTCACTCCTAAATTGATGGATGCACTTGCTGGCGCGGGCATCGGCCATGAAACACTGACGCTCCATGTTGGCGCGGGTACTTTTCTGCCGGTGAAGGCGGATGATACCGAAGAGCATAAGATGCATAGCGAATGGGGCCGGATCGATCCGGCGACTGCCGACCGGTTGAATGCTGTGCGCGATGCCGGTGGGCGGATCATCGCAGTCGGCACTACGGTGCTGCGCCTATTGGAAAGCGCGGCGAGCGAGGATCGACGCATACTTCCGTTCGAAGGTGATACCGACATCTTCATCACGCCAGGCTATCGCTTCAAGGGCGTTGACGGTCTGATGACCAATTTTCACTTGCCCAAATCGACACTGTTCATGCTGGTCAGTGCGTTGATGGGGCTCGATAGGATGCGCGCTGCTTATGCGCACGCAATCGAGACGGAATATCGTTTCTACAGCTATGGGGATTCGAGTCTGCTGATCCCTTAAGGGATCAATGGCCCTTCAACTCGTCCCCGGTCAGCCGCACGACGTGGAGCACGTTGGTTGAACCCGGCGTGCCGAAGGGAACGCCTGCCATCATGATCAATCGTGCACCGGCGCTGCCTAGATGATAGCGTAGCGCCATACGCTTGCCCTTCGCGACCATGTCTTCAAAACTGTCAATATCGCGGGTGCGCACGGCAAAGGCACCCCATAACAGTCCGAGCCGACGCGCAGTCTGTTGCGACGCGGTCAGCACCAACAACGGCACGGAGGGGCGCTCACGTGAAATGCGGCGCGCGGTCGAGCCTGACGATGTGAAGCAGACGATCGCGCTTGTTTCCACTGTATCGGCAATACGGCCGCTTGCCTCGGCCAAGGCATCGGCAGTGGTCGCATCGGCCGGGGTTTCGGTAAAGTGGATACGCTTGAAGAAATCCGGGTCGCTTTCGACCTGCTGCGCGATCCGGTCCATGATCGACACGGCCTCGATCGGCCATGCGCCCGCGGCGGTTTCAGCGGACAGCATCACCGCGTCAGCGCCATCGTAGATTGCAGTCGCTACGTCGGAGACTTCGGCGCGCGTCGGGGTCGGCGATACGATCATCGATTCCAGCATCTGCGTTGCGACAACAACCGGCTTGCCCATTTGCCGCGCGGTCGAGACAATCTTTTTCTGCAGCGGCGGCACCTGTTCGGGCGGCAGTTCTACGCCCAAATCGCCGCGCGCGACCATCACGCCATCGGCAAGCTCAAGGATTTCCTCCAGCCGGTGGATTGCCGCAGGCTTTTCGATTTTGGCCAGCAGCGATGCCTTGCCGCCGATCAACTTCTTGCCCTCGGCGACGTCTTCGGGTCGCTGCACGAAAGACATGGCAACCCAATCGACACCTTGCGCCAGCGCAAAGGCAAGATCCGACCGGTCCTTTTCGGTTAACGCCGCAATCGGCACGACAACATCGGGAACATTCAGCCCCTTGCGATCTGACAGCGCCCCGCCAACTTCGACGCGGGTGTCGATATGGTCGGGGCCGATATCGGTGACGCGCAGCACAACCTTGCCATCGTCAAGCAGCAAGCGCGTGCCTATTTCGAGCGCGGCATAGATTTCGGGGTGCGGTAAATGCACTCGGGTCGCGTCACCCGGCGTCTTGTTGGTATCAAGCCGAAAGGGAGCGCCGGTTTCCAGTGCAACCTTGCCGCCGGTAAAAGTGCCGACGCGCAGTTTGGGCCCTTGCAGGTCGACAAGGATCGTCGTCGGCCGGTTATAGGCCTTTTCCAGCGCCCGGATATTGGCGATCAGCTTCGCTTTGTCGGCCTGTTCGCCATGGCTCATATTGACGCGAAACGCATCGGCGCCGTTGCGGAACAGCTTCTCGATCATCTCTGGCGTATCGCTTGCCGGGCCTAATGTCGCGAGGATGCGGACCTTGCGCATGCGCGGCTTATGATATTGCATAGGGGAAAGCTCTCTTGCGGCTCTGGAATTTACGTCTTCGGCCCCCCATAACGATCAACGTCTGCAACGGGAAGGGAACATAGCTATGCCAAACGACAAATCCATCAGCGACGCCGCCGCGGCATCTGCCTTTCGCCGGCTGGTCGCGCACTTGCAGCATCGCCATGACGCGGAAAATATCGACCTGATGGGCCTTGCCGGTTTCTGCCGCAACTGTCTGGCCGACTGGGTGATGGAAGCGCAACCGGAATTGAACAAGGAAGAGGCGCGCACATTGATCCACGGCATGCCGTCTGCTGAATGGAAAGCGCAATACCAATCAGAGGCGACGCCGGCGCAGTTGCAGCGCATGCAGGAGAGTGTGGCGAAGAACGCGCCAAGCCACTAAGCGGGACGCATTCTGATTCGGGCCATGTCCGGCCCACAACCAACCGGAGAATATCATGTCCGAAGGCAATATCGCCGCAGACCAGTTGCGCCTGTTCATCGAACGCATCGAACGGCTTGAGGAAGAGAAAAAGGGCATCGCCGACGATATCCGTGACGTCTATTCCGAGGCGAAAAGCCAAGGCTATGACACCAAGATCATGCGCCAGATCGTTCGCCTGCGCAAAATGGAAACCCATGACAGGCAGGAAATGGAAGCGATCCTCGAAACCTATAAGTCGGCACTCGGGCTGGCGTAACTGCTGCCTTTCCCAGCAACGGCGCCCTGAACTTGTTTCAGGATGCCTTGTCCGCGATGTAAATTTTGCGGGTCCGCTATGTATTAGGGCCTTCGCGCCAAAGGCGTTTTCGATTAGATATCGGGGTGACCAGTAGGAGAGCCACGATGCTGCTTACCACCACCTCCACCGTCGAGGGGCGCCCCGTCGTCCAGTATCTGGGCGTTTTGACCGGCGAAGTCATTGTCGGCGCGAATATTTTCAAGGATCTGTTTGCAGGTATCCGCGACATTGTTGGCGGCCGATCAGGCGCATATGAAAACTCGCTGCGCGATGCCCGCGAAACCGCATTGAAGGAACTGGCCGACGAAGCCCGCGCACTGGGCGCAGACGGCGTGATCGGCATCGACCTTGATTATGAGGTTATGGGTCAGGGCGGCTCGATGTTGATGGTGAGCGCGTCAGGGACTGCGGTGAAGCTGGGGTAATCTGTGTGGCTTGCCGAAGGCGCGGTCCCTGATGTAAGGGCGCGCCTTCAGTTTCTTACAGCCGGGAAGAGAGCCATGGCAGGCCATAGCAAATTCAAGAATATCATGCACCGCAAGGGCGCGCAGGATAAGAAGCGCTCCGCGATGTTTTCCAAGCTAAGCCGCGAAATTACCGTCGCGGCAAAAATGGGGATGCCCGACCCCGATATGAACCCGCGCCTGCGGCTCGCGGTCAATGCGGCCAAGGCGCAGTCGATGCCCAAGGACAATATCCAGCGCGCCATCGACAAGGCGAGCGGCGGCGATGCTGAAAATTACGAAGAAATCCGCTATGAAGGCTATGGCCCGGGCGGCGTTGCCGTGATCGTCGAAGCGTTGACTGACAATCGCAATCGCACCGCCACCAATGTGCGCACTGCGTTCAGCAAGAATGGCGGCAATTTGGGCGCGTCAGGTGCAGTGAGCCACGGTTTTGACCGTATGGGCCTGATCACCTATCCAGCCAGCGCGGGCGATGCCGACGCCATGTTTGAAGCTGCGCTGGAGGCGGGTGCCGAGGATGTTGAAAGCGGCGAGGAAGAGCACAGCATCTGGACTGCGATGGACGCGCTGCACGAAGTTTCCAAGGCACTAGAAGCTACGCTGGGCGCGGCCGATAGTGCGAAGCTTGCCTGGCGCCCCCAAACGCAGGTCGAGGTGGACGAAGCCAATGCCGCAACCTTGCTCAAGATGATCGACACGCTTGAAGACGATGATGATGTCCAGACTGTCTGGGGCAATTATGATGTTTCCGACGAAGTGATGGCGAAGCTGGGTTAAGTCAGTCCCCCTCCCGCATGCGGGAGGGCCTATAACCCTCGATCGTCCTTGGGACAGGCCCTCCCCAGGCCCTCCCGCAAGTGGGAGAGGAAGCTATGATCATTTTGGGCCTCGACCCCGGCCTTGGCACCACAGGCTGGGGCGTCATCGCAAAGGATGGCAACCGCCTCAGCCATATCGACAATGGCGAGATCAGCACCGATGCGAAATTGCCGCTGGCGAACCGGCTGGTGCTACTCGACGAAAAACTGCGCGCGGTGATTGAGCATTTCCGTCCTGAACAGGCGGCGGTTGAGGAAGTGTTCGTCAACAAGAATGCGCAATCGACGCTGAAGTTGGGGCAGGCGCGCGGGGTGGTGCTGCTTGGTGCAGCGCGCAGCCGCATTCCCGTTACGGAATATGCAGCCCGGCTGGTCAAGAAATCGGTTGTCGGCACCGGCAAGGCCGACAAGGCGCAGATCGCGGCGATGCTGCGCGTCTTGATGCCCGGGCTGAAACTGGCCGGCGAGGATGCGGCGGATGCGCTCGCCGTGGCAGTGACGCACGCGCATCATACTCGCTGATATTGCGCTCCTGTGGGAGAGGGACATAATCGTTCTTACGATGTTCTCTTTTGCTTGCCGATTGCCTGCACCGGCGCTAACCAAATGATATGATCGCGAAACTTAATGGCCGCATCGATGAAACGGGCGTCGACAGCCTGGTGATCGACGTGAACGGCGTCGGCTATCTGGTGCAGGCAAGCGCGCGGACGCTGGCGGCATTGGGCTGTGCCGGTGATTTTGCCACAGTCTTCACCGAAATGCTGGTGAGCGAAAATGACCAGCGGCTGATCGGCTTTGCCAGCCGAGAGGAACGTGACTGGTTTCGCTTGCTGATCGGGGTGCAGGGCGTGGGTGCCAAGGTCGCGCTGGCCATTCTTTCAGCGCTGGAGGCGGACGATCTGACCATCGCGATTGCCAATGGCGACAGCGCGATGGTTGCGCGCGCCAACGGCGTCGGCCCGAAACTTGCCAGCCGCATTGTCAATGAATTGCGCGACAAGGTCGGCGCGCTGGCCGGAATCGGTGGCGGCGCGAAGCTGGCGGCGGCCGCCAAGGCCG
This portion of the Sphingobium sp. genome encodes:
- the queA gene encoding tRNA preQ1(34) S-adenosylmethionine ribosyltransferase-isomerase QueA, with product MRVDLFDFELPPERIALRPVSPRDAARMLCVSGDGPMEDAHVRDLPLRLRKGDCLVFNDTRVIPAQLEGRRGAAGIGATLHKRIDLRRWQAFIRNAKRLKPGDEIIFGGGVTVTAEERLEDGSFILLFHGEEAVEILLDRAGTMPLPPYIASKRAIDEADKSDYQTMFAQKDGAVAAPTASLHFTPKLMDALAGAGIGHETLTLHVGAGTFLPVKADDTEEHKMHSEWGRIDPATADRLNAVRDAGGRIIAVGTTVLRLLESAASEDRRILPFEGDTDIFITPGYRFKGVDGLMTNFHLPKSTLFMLVSALMGLDRMRAAYAHAIETEYRFYSYGDSSLLIP
- a CDS encoding DUF2312 domain-containing protein, whose protein sequence is MSEGNIAADQLRLFIERIERLEEEKKGIADDIRDVYSEAKSQGYDTKIMRQIVRLRKMETHDRQEMEAILETYKSALGLA
- the ruvA gene encoding Holliday junction branch migration protein RuvA, with the protein product MIAKLNGRIDETGVDSLVIDVNGVGYLVQASARTLAALGCAGDFATVFTEMLVSENDQRLIGFASREERDWFRLLIGVQGVGAKVALAILSALEADDLTIAIANGDSAMVARANGVGPKLASRIVNELRDKVGALAGIGGGAKLAAAAKAGNNNVSDAVAALTGLGFKPGEAQGAVALALEELGDGATLDALVRLALKRAAK
- a CDS encoding DUF3617 domain-containing protein produces the protein MMKTALKTFAPVALLLTITGCADNADTNGDGVVSRQERATEMQRDGYLAMEPGRWRMAFAFTEIDVPRLGNDEKASIKSELAKGASGASCLSKTEAAKPGPDFFGGKGAEDCSYQQFDIAGNRVTMKLVCGMGDLGKANIDLNGTVGDRDFAFDTDLQVHVPMAGKITLKGTMQGTHEGECRGDE
- the pyk gene encoding pyruvate kinase, whose protein sequence is MRKVRILATLGPASDTPEMIEKLFRNGADAFRVNMSHGEQADKAKLIANIRALEKAYNRPTTILVDLQGPKLRVGTFTGGKVALETGAPFRLDTNKTPGDATRVHLPHPEIYAALEIGTRLLLDDGKVVLRVTDIGPDHIDTRVEVGGALSDRKGLNVPDVVVPIAALTEKDRSDLAFALAQGVDWVAMSFVQRPEDVAEGKKLIGGKASLLAKIEKPAAIHRLEEILELADGVMVARGDLGVELPPEQVPPLQKKIVSTARQMGKPVVVATQMLESMIVSPTPTRAEVSDVATAIYDGADAVMLSAETAAGAWPIEAVSIMDRIAQQVESDPDFFKRIHFTETPADATTADALAEASGRIADTVETSAIVCFTSSGSTARRISRERPSVPLLVLTASQQTARRLGLLWGAFAVRTRDIDSFEDMVAKGKRMALRYHLGSAGARLIMMAGVPFGTPGSTNVLHVVRLTGDELKGH
- a CDS encoding DUF1244 domain-containing protein, with amino-acid sequence MPNDKSISDAAAASAFRRLVAHLQHRHDAENIDLMGLAGFCRNCLADWVMEAQPELNKEEARTLIHGMPSAEWKAQYQSEATPAQLQRMQESVAKNAPSH
- a CDS encoding peptidylprolyl isomerase; translated protein: MLRFLAYLMISLFGLSAAYAQDAVPAPVAPAADPAENTLHLDLSTGGRVTILMFPDVAPAHVERIKTLARQGFYNGVVFHRVIEGFMAQTGDPTGTGTGGSPLPDLKAEFNDRAHLRGTVSMARAQGDDSANSQFFICFLPRFGLDKKYTVFGRVISGMQFVDAIQRGEPPATPDRIVQASIAADKLPPPDFAALAKPAAPAAPQISVSDLNRPLN
- a CDS encoding heavy metal-binding domain-containing protein — its product is MLLTTTSTVEGRPVVQYLGVLTGEVIVGANIFKDLFAGIRDIVGGRSGAYENSLRDARETALKELADEARALGADGVIGIDLDYEVMGQGGSMLMVSASGTAVKLG
- a CDS encoding DUF3617 domain-containing protein, with protein sequence MKPLLAIGMVTALVALSGCSNKGADSDGDGKVSTAEAQAELAQDGAMAMQPGLWEVKISFSSIDAPKLPAEVKDQMLKAMGNGMSVQSCLTKEQAENPGVDFFGGDEQSNCTFAKLDRNGNNIAVEMTCKPQGGMTIASKMDGSFAKESYTMTMEQKSGGTPMGDLTMKGKVEGKRIGECPAQS
- the ruvC gene encoding crossover junction endodeoxyribonuclease RuvC codes for the protein MIILGLDPGLGTTGWGVIAKDGNRLSHIDNGEISTDAKLPLANRLVLLDEKLRAVIEHFRPEQAAVEEVFVNKNAQSTLKLGQARGVVLLGAARSRIPVTEYAARLVKKSVVGTGKADKAQIAAMLRVLMPGLKLAGEDAADALAVAVTHAHHTR
- a CDS encoding YebC/PmpR family DNA-binding transcriptional regulator, with translation MAGHSKFKNIMHRKGAQDKKRSAMFSKLSREITVAAKMGMPDPDMNPRLRLAVNAAKAQSMPKDNIQRAIDKASGGDAENYEEIRYEGYGPGGVAVIVEALTDNRNRTATNVRTAFSKNGGNLGASGAVSHGFDRMGLITYPASAGDADAMFEAALEAGAEDVESGEEEHSIWTAMDALHEVSKALEATLGAADSAKLAWRPQTQVEVDEANAATLLKMIDTLEDDDDVQTVWGNYDVSDEVMAKLG